In the genome of Taurinivorans muris, one region contains:
- the murA gene encoding UDP-N-acetylglucosamine 1-carboxyvinyltransferase, with product MDSLLISGGVPLKGTVKASGAKNAALPILLGSILFDHTVIFDNVPHLRDIRTTQKLLETLGFETNFENNRMHVCLKNEVLPEAPYDLVKTMRASVLCLGPLLARLGKASVALPGGCAIGARPVDLHLSALEKMGAEFTLDGGYIMGRCEKLHGAHIQFDKVTVGGTENLMMAACLAEGETILDNAAREPEIVDLANFLKSCGAKIEGAGQTQIKIQGVTSLRQETPYSIMPDRIEAGTYLIAAAMTNGEVRVENCPYKDMEALCSKLEACNVKLDFEENAVTAKPHGELNAVDIRTVPHPGFPTDMQAQFMAMLTLCRGSAIVEETIFENRFMHVPELVRMGADIRVTGNSAMVRGVPSLTGAPVMASDLRAGAALVIAGLCADGETRVDRIYHVDRGYEGMEIKLQELGGRIKRVATPN from the coding sequence ATGGACAGCCTATTAATTTCCGGAGGGGTTCCGCTCAAAGGAACCGTAAAAGCAAGCGGAGCGAAAAACGCCGCACTGCCCATCCTTTTAGGAAGCATTTTATTTGACCATACGGTTATTTTCGATAACGTGCCTCATTTAAGAGACATCCGAACCACTCAAAAGCTTTTGGAAACGCTGGGCTTTGAAACAAATTTCGAAAATAACCGCATGCACGTTTGCCTGAAAAACGAAGTTCTTCCGGAAGCTCCCTATGATTTGGTAAAAACAATGCGCGCTTCCGTGCTGTGTTTGGGACCGCTTTTGGCAAGGCTCGGCAAAGCGAGCGTCGCCTTGCCCGGAGGCTGCGCCATCGGGGCGAGACCTGTGGATTTGCATTTATCCGCCCTTGAGAAAATGGGGGCCGAATTCACGCTTGACGGCGGTTATATTATGGGCAGATGTGAAAAACTGCATGGCGCCCATATTCAATTTGACAAAGTCACCGTCGGCGGAACGGAAAATTTAATGATGGCGGCCTGTTTGGCTGAAGGGGAGACGATTTTGGACAATGCCGCACGCGAACCAGAAATTGTCGACCTCGCCAATTTTTTAAAGAGCTGCGGGGCGAAAATCGAAGGCGCGGGACAAACGCAAATAAAAATTCAAGGCGTGACAAGCCTGAGGCAGGAAACCCCATACAGCATCATGCCCGACAGAATTGAAGCGGGAACGTATTTAATCGCGGCAGCCATGACCAACGGGGAAGTCCGGGTGGAGAATTGCCCTTATAAGGATATGGAAGCCCTTTGCAGCAAATTGGAAGCATGCAATGTCAAGCTTGATTTCGAGGAAAACGCCGTAACGGCGAAACCTCATGGTGAACTGAACGCCGTGGACATCCGCACCGTCCCGCATCCGGGATTTCCTACGGACATGCAGGCGCAGTTCATGGCGATGCTCACGCTGTGCAGAGGGTCAGCCATTGTCGAGGAAACCATTTTTGAAAACCGCTTCATGCATGTCCCGGAACTTGTGCGCATGGGGGCGGATATTCGGGTCACGGGCAATTCCGCCATGGTGCGCGGCGTTCCAAGCCTGACGGGCGCTCCCGTCATGGCAAGCGATTTACGGGCGGGCGCCGCTCTTGTCATTGCGGGGCTTTGCGCGGACGGTGAAACGCGCGTTGACAGAATTTATCATGTCGACCGCGGTTATGAGGGCATGGAAATAAAATTGCAGGAACTTGGCGGCAGAATCAAGCGCGTTGCAACACCGAACTGA
- a CDS encoding amidohydrolase family protein — MKIFDMRLRPPFKSIAEGMFQNSGRELFEPEVFAPRFGMRIAESAKQRSMELCIQEMDEAGICAGAVLIRKSTAMKNEDLEELTRSYPKRFVGIAGIDPHEGKAALDEIDTFVHKGICRGVLFETGFCRPPLYADDKILSVFYEKCEAENIPVFISFGGFVAPDLSYTDPMIVERIALAFPKLKLIVAHGGWPFVSAICHVAFNREHVYLAPDLYTMNVPGNREYLDAANYLIPEKFMFGTAYPCVDMRQATAYYKQWGLRAEVMQAVMFDNAVRVLNLSDKDIAFS, encoded by the coding sequence ATGAAAATTTTCGATATGCGTTTGCGTCCTCCTTTTAAATCCATTGCGGAGGGAATGTTTCAAAATTCCGGAAGAGAGCTTTTTGAACCTGAAGTTTTTGCCCCCCGTTTCGGAATGCGTATTGCCGAATCCGCAAAACAGCGCTCGATGGAATTATGCATTCAGGAAATGGATGAAGCCGGAATTTGTGCAGGTGCCGTTTTAATCCGCAAATCAACGGCAATGAAAAACGAAGATTTGGAAGAATTGACACGTTCGTATCCGAAGCGTTTTGTCGGTATTGCGGGAATTGACCCGCATGAAGGCAAAGCCGCTTTGGACGAAATCGATACGTTTGTGCATAAAGGCATATGCCGGGGAGTTTTGTTTGAAACCGGATTTTGCCGTCCTCCCCTGTATGCAGACGATAAAATTTTGTCGGTGTTTTATGAAAAATGCGAGGCTGAAAATATTCCTGTTTTCATTTCTTTCGGGGGATTTGTCGCCCCGGATTTGAGTTATACCGACCCTATGATTGTTGAAAGGATTGCCTTGGCTTTTCCAAAATTGAAGCTGATTGTCGCCCATGGCGGCTGGCCGTTTGTTTCCGCCATTTGCCATGTGGCGTTTAATCGCGAACATGTGTATTTGGCTCCTGATTTATACACGATGAACGTACCAGGAAACCGGGAATATCTGGACGCCGCGAATTATTTGATTCCTGAAAAATTCATGTTCGGGACAGCTTATCCGTGTGTTGATATGCGGCAGGCCACCGCGTATTACAAACAGTGGGGGCTTCGTGCCGAAGTCATGCAGGCGGTGATGTTTGATAATGCGGTGCGTGTGTTGAATTTGTCCGATAAGGATATTGCTTTTTCCTAA
- a CDS encoding SLC13 family permease, producing MNRTIATSRNYYWLHTLIYFLLTFGIGKISYSALPPMGMSVIGIFLGLLYGWTFIGFIWPSMFSIFMLGVCGFFPSPQDAFAHAFSQQLVVFMLLVLVFTAYCEQSGLNKKMSCWFLSRKMLVGHPWIFTFMVLLGSFVVSFLVDGNAVVFLVWNLMYSIFDEVGYKKGEPYPAFVLAGAAIAAILSFGCKPWGNVCILAIGALESATGGAYTVDYLTFMAVTVPICILFVTAYFLVMKYVFRPDVSKLMNLSDKYLARMRSELKLSLHEKTAALALLVFMLLMILPTFLSGEKGIAGFFGSFNFLSAVAIVLIALTLIKVEGKPLLDFDACARSGIHWHVFWITAAALPVSAAVSSEGAGITQWLGMLMNEYFQDTNVFVFLVLFSVIVNLATQLTHNVSLVLIAVPVAVQVSSSLGLNPLALTVLVVIAAACAYATPAASTVAAILFSNVDWIGVKNSFKAGFSAVIAGLIVLFVCGFPIIGAVYGFFL from the coding sequence ATGAACAGGACAATTGCAACTTCCCGCAATTATTATTGGCTGCATACTTTGATATATTTTTTATTGACGTTCGGAATCGGGAAAATTTCTTATTCCGCGCTGCCTCCTATGGGTATGTCCGTCATAGGGATTTTTCTCGGTCTGCTTTATGGCTGGACGTTCATAGGCTTCATTTGGCCCAGCATGTTCAGCATTTTCATGTTGGGGGTCTGCGGTTTCTTTCCGTCCCCTCAGGACGCTTTCGCTCATGCTTTCAGCCAGCAGTTGGTGGTTTTCATGTTGTTGGTATTGGTATTTACGGCTTACTGCGAGCAAAGCGGTCTGAATAAAAAAATGTCTTGTTGGTTTTTGAGCCGGAAAATGCTGGTGGGACATCCGTGGATATTTACGTTCATGGTTTTGCTGGGTTCGTTTGTCGTCAGTTTTTTGGTGGACGGCAATGCGGTTGTCTTTTTGGTTTGGAATCTCATGTACAGCATTTTCGACGAGGTCGGATACAAGAAAGGCGAGCCCTATCCCGCCTTTGTTTTGGCAGGAGCCGCCATTGCCGCTATTTTGTCCTTCGGTTGCAAGCCTTGGGGAAATGTGTGCATTTTGGCTATCGGAGCATTGGAAAGTGCCACGGGCGGGGCATATACGGTTGATTATTTAACCTTTATGGCGGTCACCGTTCCTATCTGCATATTGTTTGTCACCGCATATTTCTTGGTTATGAAATATGTTTTCCGTCCCGATGTGAGCAAGCTGATGAATCTTTCCGACAAATATCTGGCTCGGATGCGCAGTGAATTGAAGCTGTCTTTGCATGAAAAAACCGCCGCTCTCGCTTTGCTTGTTTTTATGCTTTTGATGATTTTGCCGACATTTTTATCCGGTGAAAAAGGGATTGCCGGTTTTTTCGGCAGTTTTAATTTTTTGTCAGCCGTCGCCATTGTTCTTATTGCATTAACGCTCATAAAAGTTGAGGGAAAGCCTTTGCTTGATTTTGATGCTTGTGCCCGTTCCGGCATTCATTGGCATGTGTTTTGGATAACTGCGGCGGCTTTGCCGGTTTCCGCCGCCGTAAGCAGCGAGGGAGCGGGAATTACCCAGTGGCTCGGCATGCTTATGAATGAGTATTTTCAAGATACGAATGTTTTTGTTTTTCTTGTGTTGTTTTCCGTTATTGTTAATTTGGCGACACAGCTTACCCATAATGTGAGTTTGGTGCTTATTGCCGTGCCTGTTGCCGTGCAGGTAAGCAGTTCTTTGGGATTGAACCCGTTGGCCCTGACCGTTTTGGTCGTCATTGCCGCGGCATGCGCGTATGCGACGCCTGCGGCTTCCACGGTGGCGGCAATTCTTTTTTCAAATGTCGATTGGATCGGGGTTAAAAATTCTTTTAAAGCCGGTTTCAGTGCCGTGATTGCGGGGCTTATTGTTTTATTTGTCTGCGGTTTCCCGATTATCGGGGCTGTGTACGGATTTTTCCTCTGA
- a CDS encoding LysR family transcriptional regulator, translating to MRLEQLAVLIEVAKYKSLNLACASLHMTQQTLSACIKNMERELNVILLKRTSKGVSLTAEGKKVFAYAVKIIPEYEELLESIAAKDNNGRSFYGELRIYVNSLFYLATLTEIIKNFCYRYPEIKVVTLGASPAVIRERLLEPKEEGVYRVGLVNVPCAEENGGDSGFMSFDGLNFIPLEKGNYHACVSENSHLAKRRELSLRSILREPLVIGAAEELNVTPLHFMLSRYGKPNIVLATTSLTLWHNIIASNMGIGFLHDIFLDGREPFCSCLEHIVPIRIKDKFSAVTGCLIVGKSEGIIEKFVTFLPKGKV from the coding sequence ATGCGTTTGGAGCAATTAGCTGTTTTGATTGAGGTGGCAAAATATAAATCTTTGAATTTGGCTTGCGCATCTTTGCATATGACCCAGCAAACATTGAGCGCGTGCATTAAAAATATGGAGCGCGAGCTGAATGTGATTTTGCTGAAACGTACAAGCAAAGGCGTGAGCTTGACAGCGGAAGGAAAAAAAGTTTTCGCCTATGCGGTGAAAATAATTCCGGAATATGAGGAATTATTGGAAAGTATCGCCGCAAAAGACAATAACGGGCGGAGTTTTTACGGTGAATTGCGTATTTATGTGAATTCGCTTTTTTATTTGGCAACATTAACGGAAATCATTAAAAATTTTTGTTACCGGTATCCTGAAATCAAAGTTGTCACGCTGGGTGCTTCGCCCGCTGTCATTCGTGAACGCTTGCTGGAGCCCAAAGAAGAGGGCGTATACCGCGTAGGATTGGTGAATGTGCCCTGTGCGGAAGAAAACGGGGGAGATTCCGGGTTCATGTCTTTTGACGGATTGAATTTCATCCCTTTGGAAAAGGGGAATTATCATGCCTGTGTAAGTGAAAATTCACACTTGGCGAAGCGCCGCGAGCTTTCCCTGCGTTCCATTTTGCGGGAACCGCTTGTCATAGGCGCCGCGGAAGAACTGAATGTGACGCCGCTGCATTTTATGTTAAGCCGATACGGAAAACCCAATATCGTGCTTGCAACCACATCGCTTACGCTTTGGCACAACATTATCGCTTCCAATATGGGCATTGGTTTTTTGCATGATATTTTCTTGGATGGACGGGAGCCTTTCTGCTCCTGTTTGGAGCACATTGTTCCCATCCGTATCAAAGATAAATTTTCTGCGGTAACCGGCTGCTTAATAGTTGGAAAATCCGAAGGAATCATAGAAAAATTTGTAACATTTCTGCCGAAAGGCAAAGTTTGA
- a CDS encoding amidohydrolase family protein — MSIDFRVRPPIASYRNAEFYNNIADVSQRAARFNAKISPCAATFSMEALIREMDECGISRAVVPIRKGCGGNNEDLLFLLKNWSSRFIGLAGIAPFMGMEQAFNELRQYVIDGPCAGIALEPAFDPEPWHADDERVFPLYEKCQAEKIPVVFTFGGIFTPKLDLYSPFAIDTVAKEFPEMQIALSHGGWPFVTEFCQLAFNRGNIYLAPDMYMLNAPGSADYIAAANGILYDRMIFASAAPIISIKDAERHYKTCGIKEEFLPYVMEKNACRFLRL; from the coding sequence ATGAGCATAGATTTCAGGGTGCGTCCGCCGATAGCAAGTTATAGAAACGCGGAGTTCTATAATAATATTGCGGACGTATCCCAAAGGGCGGCTCGCTTCAATGCAAAAATATCTCCTTGCGCCGCCACTTTTTCCATGGAAGCTTTGATACGGGAAATGGATGAATGCGGGATTTCCCGTGCGGTCGTTCCCATCCGCAAGGGCTGCGGGGGGAACAATGAAGATTTGCTGTTTCTTTTGAAAAATTGGTCCTCCCGATTTATAGGACTTGCCGGAATCGCTCCTTTCATGGGAATGGAGCAGGCATTTAATGAATTGCGGCAGTATGTCATAGACGGTCCTTGTGCCGGAATAGCCTTGGAGCCGGCTTTCGATCCCGAACCATGGCATGCGGACGATGAACGCGTTTTTCCTCTTTATGAAAAATGCCAAGCGGAGAAAATACCCGTTGTGTTTACGTTTGGCGGTATTTTCACGCCTAAGCTTGATTTATATTCGCCTTTTGCGATAGACACGGTCGCCAAGGAATTTCCTGAAATGCAAATCGCATTGTCCCATGGAGGCTGGCCTTTTGTGACGGAGTTTTGCCAACTGGCTTTCAACCGCGGAAATATTTACCTTGCACCTGACATGTATATGCTCAATGCTCCGGGAAGCGCCGATTATATTGCCGCGGCAAACGGAATATTGTACGATAGAATGATTTTCGCTTCTGCCGCACCGATAATTTCCATTAAAGATGCTGAACGGCACTATAAGACTTGCGGCATAAAGGAAGAATTTTTACCGTATGTCATGGAAAAAAACGCTTGCCGTTTTTTGCGGTTATGA